A single genomic interval of Chryseobacterium paludis harbors:
- the dnaJ gene encoding molecular chaperone DnaJ: MSKRDYYEVLEISKSASADEIKKAYRKMAIKFHPDKNPGDTEAEEKFKEAAEAYEILSDDQKRARYDQFGHAGVGGNGGFGGGGFGGGMNMEDIFSQFGDIFGGHFGGGGFGGGGRQQVKGSNLRIRIKLNLEEMVNGTQKTLKVKKMKMAEGATSKTCPTCNGSGVQLKVMNTMFGQMQTQTTCGTCQGIGKVADKIPAGANAQGLIKDEEEISINIPAGARDGIQLNVRGKGNDAPFGGIPGDLLVIVEEEVDKTIKREGDNLHQELYISFAEASLGTKKEVSTVGGKVKITIDPGTQSGKILRLAGKGLPSIDSYGKGDMFIHINVWTPQKLTKDQKDFFEKQMASGEMVAEPSGKEKTFFDKVKDLFN, from the coding sequence ATGTCAAAAAGAGATTATTACGAGGTTCTTGAAATAAGCAAATCTGCTTCAGCCGACGAAATAAAGAAAGCATACCGTAAAATGGCTATCAAATTTCACCCTGATAAAAATCCGGGTGATACTGAAGCTGAGGAAAAATTCAAAGAAGCTGCTGAAGCTTACGAAATATTAAGCGACGACCAAAAGCGTGCAAGATACGACCAGTTTGGTCATGCCGGTGTTGGTGGTAACGGCGGATTCGGAGGTGGCGGATTCGGAGGCGGAATGAACATGGAAGATATTTTCAGTCAGTTTGGAGATATTTTTGGTGGTCACTTCGGTGGCGGTGGTTTTGGCGGCGGCGGGCGTCAGCAGGTGAAAGGTTCTAATTTAAGAATCAGAATCAAGCTGAATCTTGAAGAAATGGTAAATGGAACCCAAAAGACTCTTAAAGTTAAAAAGATGAAGATGGCAGAAGGTGCCACTTCGAAAACATGCCCTACATGTAACGGATCTGGAGTTCAGCTAAAAGTAATGAACACCATGTTTGGGCAAATGCAAACACAAACCACTTGTGGAACTTGTCAGGGTATCGGAAAAGTTGCTGATAAAATACCTGCAGGAGCCAATGCACAGGGGTTAATAAAAGATGAAGAGGAAATCTCAATCAACATTCCTGCTGGAGCAAGAGATGGAATTCAGCTTAATGTAAGAGGAAAAGGTAACGATGCTCCTTTCGGAGGTATTCCGGGAGATTTACTTGTTATTGTAGAGGAAGAGGTAGATAAAACAATCAAGAGAGAGGGTGATAATCTTCACCAGGAGTTATACATCTCTTTTGCAGAGGCTTCTTTAGGAACTAAAAAAGAAGTATCAACCGTAGGCGGAAAAGTGAAAATTACGATTGATCCGGGTACTCAGTCTGGAAAAATCTTAAGATTGGCAGGAAAGGGTCTTCCTAGTATTGATAGCTATGGAAAAGGCGATATGTTTATACACATCAATGTATGGACTCCACAAAAGCTTACTAAAGATCAGAAAGACTTCTTTGAAAAGCAAATGGCAAGTGGAGAAATGGTTGCAGAACCATCCGGAAAGGAAAAAACGTTCTTTGATAAAGTAAAAGATCTATTCAACTAA
- a CDS encoding nucleotide exchange factor GrpE, producing the protein MENQDINEENINKQQEDNIQNENISEENVTNTPTAEELLAEEKDRYIRLYAEFENYKKRTSKEKMEFFQYANQDMMVSMLGVLDDFERALKEIAKNGNPTDLQGVELIYQKFKNKLTEKGLKTMEVRAGDSFNVDLHEAITQIPAPSDDLKGKIVDVIETGYTLGDKVIRFAKVVTGN; encoded by the coding sequence ATGGAAAATCAGGATATCAACGAAGAAAACATCAATAAGCAACAAGAAGACAACATTCAGAATGAAAATATTTCTGAAGAAAATGTGACAAATACTCCAACCGCAGAAGAACTTTTGGCAGAGGAAAAAGACCGTTATATTCGTCTTTATGCTGAATTTGAAAATTATAAAAAGAGAACTTCTAAAGAAAAAATGGAGTTCTTCCAATATGCTAATCAGGACATGATGGTTTCTATGCTTGGAGTACTGGATGACTTTGAAAGAGCTTTAAAAGAAATCGCCAAAAATGGAAATCCTACAGACTTACAAGGTGTTGAACTTATTTATCAGAAATTCAAGAATAAATTAACCGAAAAAGGATTGAAAACAATGGAGGTAAGAGCCGGAGATTCTTTTAATGTAGATCTTCACGAAGCAATTACTCAAATTCCTGCTCCATCTGATGATCTAAAAGGTAAAATCGTAGACGTTATCGAAACAGGTTATACTTTAGGTGATAAAGTAATTCGTTTTGCTAAAGTAGTAACAGGAAACTAA
- a CDS encoding Nramp family divalent metal transporter translates to MNLNTKAPWRKDKTLHSLPEVYSSIKVPKNGSFWRKYLAFAGPGLMIAVGYMDPGNWATDIAGGAQFGYTLLSVILISNIFAMVLQHLSVKLGVATERDLAQACRDHFNPTTNFILWILCEIAIAACDLAEVIGSAIALNLLFHIPLTWGIVITTVDVLIILLLQAKGFRWIESIVGGLIFIILACFIYEIIISKPAINEILGGLVPQKEIIQNPAMLYIAIGILGATVMPHNLYLHSSIVQTRDYTRDNEGKKEAIKFATLDSTVSLMLAFFINAAILILAAATFHITGNKHVADIHDAYKMLTPILGASMASIAFAIALLASGQNSTLTGTLAGQIVMEGFLNIRLKPWLRRLITRLIAVIPALIVAILYGEKGTTDLLVLSQVILSMQLSFAVVPLVMFTNDKAKMGQFVNKPMMKVCVWFISIIIIILNLYLLYQTFSGE, encoded by the coding sequence ATGAACTTAAATACAAAAGCCCCTTGGCGAAAAGATAAAACACTCCACTCATTACCAGAAGTTTATTCATCAATTAAGGTTCCGAAAAACGGCTCTTTCTGGAGAAAATATCTTGCATTTGCTGGACCTGGTTTAATGATTGCCGTAGGATATATGGATCCTGGGAATTGGGCTACTGACATTGCCGGTGGAGCTCAATTTGGCTATACCCTACTATCAGTAATCCTTATTTCTAATATTTTTGCTATGGTTTTGCAGCATTTATCTGTAAAATTGGGAGTTGCCACAGAAAGGGATCTAGCTCAGGCTTGTAGGGACCACTTCAATCCTACTACCAATTTCATTTTGTGGATACTCTGTGAAATTGCAATTGCGGCCTGTGATCTCGCCGAGGTTATCGGTTCTGCAATTGCTCTTAATCTCCTTTTTCACATCCCATTAACCTGGGGAATTGTTATCACAACCGTAGATGTACTTATTATCCTTCTCTTACAGGCTAAAGGATTCAGATGGATAGAAAGTATCGTTGGTGGACTGATCTTTATTATTTTAGCCTGTTTTATCTATGAAATTATAATTTCCAAACCTGCCATTAATGAAATTTTAGGAGGGCTGGTTCCGCAAAAAGAAATTATTCAGAATCCGGCCATGCTTTATATAGCAATCGGAATCTTAGGAGCCACCGTTATGCCTCATAATCTTTATCTGCATAGCAGTATTGTACAGACAAGAGATTATACAAGAGATAATGAAGGAAAAAAAGAGGCTATAAAATTTGCTACTCTGGATAGTACAGTTTCTTTAATGCTTGCTTTTTTTATTAATGCTGCTATTCTTATTTTAGCCGCAGCGACCTTTCATATAACAGGAAATAAACATGTTGCAGATATTCATGATGCCTACAAAATGTTAACCCCAATTTTGGGAGCTTCTATGGCAAGTATAGCTTTTGCAATAGCATTACTGGCTTCCGGTCAAAATTCAACATTAACAGGTACTCTGGCAGGACAAATCGTCATGGAGGGTTTCTTAAATATCAGATTAAAACCTTGGTTACGAAGATTAATAACAAGACTTATTGCTGTGATTCCCGCTTTAATCGTCGCCATTTTGTATGGTGAAAAAGGAACAACAGATCTGTTGGTATTAAGTCAGGTCATCTTATCCATGCAGCTCAGCTTTGCTGTGGTCCCGCTGGTTATGTTCACGAATGACAAAGCTAAAATGGGACAATTCGTAAATAAACCAATGATGAAAGTTTGTGTATGGTTTATTTCAATCATCATTATTATTTTAAATCTTTACTTACTGTATCAGACATTTTCTGGAGAATAA
- a CDS encoding OmpA family protein, producing MSLNVIDLIKGQLGPALVSQAASQFGESESGISKAIGGLLPAVVGGLANNADNPGVLDAISGASSSGILSNLLGGSSNNSVITGLLSSLFGDKLGGLVNSIASFAGISNNSSSSLLNLVTGATVGTVGKYAADNNLDKSGISGLLNDQKGIISSLLPAGLSLASLNIGDWAKGYKFDNDNDAIKTPVQDEPKIEVTRSTTPTGTTPERNDGGGSIWKWLLPLLLLIAAGYFLWKQCEKKQTTTTTMGADSTGTHSDTATAVSPTDTAATTPATTKTDENIDLNGTALKGYKGGMEDKMIAFLKSDGYKNAADDAALKNTWYDFDHVNFKMGSSTELEAGSQGQLDNLAAILKAYPDAKIKIGGYTDKTGNEASNVKLSTARANFIKDWLGKQNLGTQVLGAEGYGSKFATVDAKASDAERAADRKMSIRFAK from the coding sequence ATGTCTTTAAACGTTATTGATTTAATTAAAGGACAATTGGGTCCCGCATTAGTTTCTCAAGCTGCTTCGCAGTTTGGAGAAAGTGAGTCTGGTATTTCAAAAGCAATCGGAGGGCTATTGCCTGCCGTTGTTGGTGGATTAGCTAATAACGCTGATAACCCTGGGGTTTTAGATGCAATTAGCGGTGCTTCATCCAGTGGAATTTTAAGTAATTTATTGGGTGGTTCTTCTAACAATTCTGTAATCACAGGTTTATTGTCTTCTCTCTTTGGTGACAAACTTGGCGGCTTGGTTAATTCTATTGCTTCTTTTGCAGGAATTAGCAATAATTCTTCAAGCTCTTTACTGAACTTGGTAACAGGAGCAACAGTAGGAACAGTAGGAAAATACGCGGCTGATAATAATTTAGATAAATCAGGAATTTCTGGTTTATTGAATGATCAGAAAGGTATTATTTCAAGTTTATTACCGGCTGGACTTTCTTTAGCTTCACTAAACATTGGTGATTGGGCTAAAGGATACAAATTTGATAATGACAATGACGCTATAAAAACGCCTGTACAAGACGAGCCTAAAATAGAAGTAACGAGAAGTACAACTCCTACAGGAACAACTCCGGAAAGAAATGATGGTGGTGGATCAATCTGGAAATGGTTACTTCCGCTTTTATTGTTAATTGCTGCAGGATATTTCTTATGGAAGCAGTGTGAGAAAAAACAAACTACTACCACAACAATGGGAGCAGATTCTACAGGAACACATTCTGATACGGCAACAGCAGTATCTCCTACAGATACAGCTGCAACGACACCTGCGACTACAAAAACTGATGAGAACATCGACTTGAACGGTACTGCTCTTAAAGGTTATAAAGGCGGAATGGAAGATAAAATGATTGCTTTCTTAAAATCTGACGGTTATAAAAACGCTGCTGATGACGCTGCATTGAAAAACACCTGGTATGATTTTGACCATGTAAACTTCAAAATGGGAAGTTCTACGGAGCTGGAAGCAGGTTCTCAAGGACAACTTGATAATTTAGCTGCTATCTTAAAAGCTTATCCTGATGCAAAGATCAAAATCGGAGGTTATACTGATAAAACAGGTAATGAAGCTTCTAATGTTAAACTTTCTACAGCAAGAGCTAACTTCATTAAAGATTGGCTTGGAAAACAAAACCTTGGAACACAGGTTTTAGGTGCTGAAGGATATGGAAGTAAATTTGCTACAGTAGATGCAAAAGCTTCTGATGCTGAAAGAGCAGCAGACAGAAAAATGTCTATAAGGTTTGCAAAATAA
- the proS gene encoding proline--tRNA ligase, giving the protein MAKLTSRSEDYSKWYNELVVKADLAENSGVRGSMVIKPYGYAIWEKMRDEMDRKFKETGHVNAYFPLFIPKSLFEAEEKNAEGFAKECAVVTHYRLKTDPDNPHKLIVDPDAKLEEELIVRPTSEAIIWNTYKSWIQSYRDLPLLINQWANVVRWEMRTRLFLRTSEFLWQEGHTAHATKDEAVEEAEKMNKVYADFAENFMAMPVVQGLKTPSERFAGADETYCIEALMQDGKALQAGTSHFLGQNFAKAFDVKFTNKEGKIEHAWATSWGTSTRLMGALIMTHSDDFGLVLPPTLAPIQVVIVPIFKGEEQLEQISEVALDIQAKLKAKGISVKFDNDTQNKPGWKFAEYELKGVPIRIAIGPKDLENKSVEIARRDNLTKEAHSIEGLDSYIDDLLKTIQKDLYTKALSFRENNLTKVDSYEEFKKVLEEKGGFIYAHWDGTEEEEEQIKEETKATIRCIPQDDDIEEGVSLISGKPSKRRVLFAKAY; this is encoded by the coding sequence ATGGCAAAATTAACCTCAAGAAGCGAAGATTACAGCAAGTGGTATAACGAGTTAGTTGTGAAAGCAGATTTGGCTGAAAACTCAGGGGTGCGTGGAAGTATGGTTATTAAACCATATGGATATGCAATCTGGGAAAAAATGCGTGATGAAATGGATAGAAAATTCAAAGAAACAGGTCACGTTAATGCTTATTTCCCTCTATTTATACCCAAAAGCTTATTTGAAGCTGAAGAGAAAAATGCAGAAGGTTTTGCAAAAGAATGTGCCGTTGTTACTCACTACAGGTTAAAAACTGACCCTGATAATCCTCATAAGCTGATTGTAGATCCTGATGCTAAGTTAGAGGAAGAACTTATTGTTCGCCCAACTTCAGAAGCGATTATTTGGAACACCTATAAAAGCTGGATTCAATCTTACAGAGATTTACCATTACTGATCAACCAATGGGCAAATGTTGTACGATGGGAAATGAGAACCCGTTTATTTTTGAGAACCTCTGAATTCTTGTGGCAGGAAGGGCACACTGCTCACGCTACAAAAGACGAAGCAGTAGAGGAGGCAGAAAAAATGAATAAAGTATATGCAGATTTTGCAGAGAACTTTATGGCTATGCCTGTAGTTCAGGGATTAAAAACACCATCTGAGAGATTTGCAGGAGCTGATGAGACATATTGTATTGAGGCATTAATGCAAGATGGAAAAGCTCTTCAGGCAGGTACTTCCCACTTTTTAGGTCAAAATTTTGCAAAAGCATTTGACGTAAAATTCACGAATAAAGAAGGAAAAATAGAACATGCATGGGCAACATCTTGGGGAACATCTACCCGTTTGATGGGAGCTCTTATCATGACTCACTCTGATGATTTCGGATTGGTATTACCTCCTACTTTAGCACCTATTCAGGTTGTTATTGTTCCTATCTTTAAAGGAGAAGAGCAATTAGAACAGATCAGTGAAGTGGCTTTGGATATCCAGGCTAAACTGAAGGCAAAGGGTATTTCCGTTAAATTTGATAATGATACTCAAAATAAACCAGGTTGGAAATTTGCTGAATACGAATTAAAAGGTGTTCCTATCAGAATTGCAATTGGTCCAAAAGATTTAGAAAACAAATCCGTTGAAATAGCAAGAAGAGACAATCTTACCAAAGAAGCTCATTCTATTGAAGGATTAGATTCTTATATTGACGATTTATTAAAAACCATTCAGAAGGATCTTTATACTAAAGCTCTTAGTTTCAGAGAGAATAATTTGACTAAAGTAGATTCTTATGAAGAGTTTAAAAAGGTTCTTGAAGAAAAAGGTGGATTTATCTATGCGCATTGGGATGGAACAGAGGAAGAAGAAGAACAAATAAAGGAAGAAACGAAGGCTACTATCAGATGTATTCCTCAAGATGACGATATAGAAGAAGGCGTTTCGTTGATTTCTGGAAAGCCATCAAAAAGACGGGTACTGTTCGCTAAAGCATACTAA
- a CDS encoding prolyl-tRNA synthetase, with protein MLKSKGVLAISSGLLLMSCGAQMGGYSETDGVYYDPNKDTLPEGVIINGGNRVGEDYDYYQDSNVIQNAETNSKDQDNRYSTWGGDSWNTNATDSDWGAFAGAQTNYYDNSWGSPWGWYGGYSPYWGWNRGFGMSFGWGGSWGWGGSWGWGGYPYWGYGGFYDPFWGGGYYGGYYGNPYWGWGGGYWGSGYYNRPAYRRSGANGRLGYGLTNGYNGSNGSAYRNNIANSAFRNNSSGFRNNNSGFRNNTNGNSGGFRNNNSGFRSGNTNGNNGGFRNNNSGFRNPNMNTQNNPRPNYNNQPRNDSGFRSNDNGFRSGGFNSGSSGGGFRGGSSGGGGGFRSGGGGGGGFRSGGR; from the coding sequence ATGCTAAAATCCAAAGGCGTTTTAGCAATATCAAGTGGATTACTACTGATGTCTTGTGGTGCTCAAATGGGTGGGTACAGCGAGACCGATGGGGTTTATTATGATCCCAATAAAGACACACTTCCAGAAGGAGTAATCATTAATGGCGGAAATAGAGTAGGAGAAGATTATGACTACTACCAGGATTCAAACGTTATCCAAAATGCAGAAACGAATTCTAAAGATCAGGATAACAGGTACAGCACTTGGGGTGGAGATTCATGGAACACCAATGCAACAGACTCTGACTGGGGTGCTTTTGCAGGAGCTCAAACCAATTACTATGACAACTCTTGGGGTTCACCTTGGGGTTGGTATGGTGGTTATAGCCCATACTGGGGCTGGAACAGAGGTTTCGGTATGTCCTTTGGCTGGGGAGGCTCATGGGGTTGGGGAGGCTCATGGGGATGGGGCGGTTATCCTTATTGGGGATATGGCGGATTCTATGACCCTTTCTGGGGTGGCGGCTATTATGGCGGTTACTACGGAAACCCTTATTGGGGTTGGGGTGGCGGATACTGGGGTAGTGGATACTACAACAGACCTGCTTATAGAAGAAGTGGCGCCAATGGAAGACTTGGATATGGACTTACTAACGGATATAACGGAAGTAATGGATCAGCATATAGAAATAATATAGCTAATTCAGCTTTTAGAAATAACAGCTCAGGATTTAGAAACAATAATTCAGGGTTCAGAAATAATACGAATGGTAACAGTGGCGGATTCAGAAATAATAATTCAGGATTTAGAAGCGGAAATACGAACGGTAACAATGGCGGATTTAGAAATAATAACTCAGGTTTCCGTAATCCAAATATGAATACTCAGAATAATCCTAGACCAAATTATAATAACCAACCTAGAAATGATAGTGGCTTTAGATCCAATGATAACGGATTTAGATCCGGAGGATTTAATTCCGGTTCAAGCGGAGGTGGATTTAGAGGTGGATCTTCTGGCGGCGGAGGCGGATTTAGATCTGGCGGCGGCGGAGGCGGCGGTTTCAGATCTGGTGGTAGGTAA